One part of the Caldanaerobius fijiensis DSM 17918 genome encodes these proteins:
- a CDS encoding Csac_0668 family 2Fe-2S cluster-binding (seleno)protein — MTNEKINNCCCCGGKEPSHKIENNDICPLCKTSGIKVKNITVKHLVVDALTKSVGDIDYYICMNEGCDVVYYNPESGVKFDKQQVKVPIWFKKDANPKYACYCSKVTEEQVIDAVIKHGAKTVKDIIEITGAMKNSQCEKNNPLGKCCHNIIQEAIDKGLSMK, encoded by the coding sequence ATGACAAATGAAAAAATAAATAACTGCTGTTGCTGTGGTGGAAAAGAGCCATCTCATAAAATAGAAAATAACGATATATGTCCTTTATGTAAAACATCAGGAATCAAAGTAAAAAATATTACAGTAAAGCATTTGGTAGTTGATGCCCTTACAAAATCGGTAGGAGATATTGATTATTATATATGCATGAACGAAGGATGTGATGTTGTATATTATAATCCAGAATCAGGTGTTAAGTTTGATAAGCAGCAAGTAAAAGTGCCAATATGGTTTAAAAAAGATGCCAATCCTAAATATGCCTGCTACTGCAGCAAGGTTACAGAGGAACAGGTAATAGATGCTGTAATAAAACATGGTGCAAAAACAGTTAAAGATATTATAGAAATCACAGGGGCGATGAAAAACAGCCAATGTGAAAAGAATAACCCCTTAGGGAAATGCTGTCACAATATAATTCAGGAGGCTATAGACAAAGGGTTATCAATGAAATAA